The Triplophysa dalaica isolate WHDGS20190420 chromosome 18, ASM1584641v1, whole genome shotgun sequence genome includes the window CTCAATTGTCATCAGTCACCTGATTTCcacgttaacaacacaaggctCGAAGCGCGGCTTCATCTGGCACGCCCCTTTTTTCTCCACACAAGCTCCGACGCCTCGGTTCAAATGTCACATCACTAGCTGTTACATGTtttggatttattaaaaaaagaactaAAACATAACACAGGACACAGGAACTAAGAAATATAATCTAAAAGTCCAGGGGAAACGAAGACAGATACGTGACattgacacaaaaaaatatataacatacaaGTGTAAACATTTACGCATTTAAGCATTAGATTCCATTTTCATTTGTCACATGATAAAGTATGTCTAAATAACACTGTTTCCTTGTTTATTATTAGCTGAGCCAAAGGTCCAAGTATACAGCCGCAATGTTGGATTGTTTGGGCAAAAGAATGTGCTGATTTGCCACGCAAGTGGCTTTCATCCTCCTGATATCGTCATTGATCTCCTCAAGAATGGTAATGTGATTCCTGAGTCAACACAGACTGACCTGGCCTTCGAACAAGGTTGGGACTTCCACCTGACAAAACATGTCGAATTCTTGCCCCAGAGTGGAGAAGATTACGCCTGCAGAGTACGACACATGACCACCACCAAGACCTACACATGGGGTAAGAAAACATATGATGAGcaaatgaatgttttgaaatgcctctttgtttttagttttgtttctgttttactAAATCTCAAAGACAGTAAAGTGGGTCTAAAGAAGCCATTTGAGTTCTGTCTATTGTGTTTTGTAGTTTTCTCCTCCACCATCTTATTTAGATCCTGATTCTAGATAGCTGAAACAGCTATTGGAATTTAAAAACATCCAATGCAAGTTGttaattcttgtttttcttgtttttctcagAGCCCGACATGTGAATGtacaacacatttacagtaagtTATGATAATATTGCTAAAAGGGATTCTCAACAATGTTTTTGTGCTCTGTCATGCTACATTtagctttaaaataatattttgagtaatgcatgttttttatttgcatttgaatCTAGTACCTATGTAAATTTTGTACATGTATTACTTTTTATAGTCTCTACAAAACACCAGAGCCATCAAGCTGCATAAACTCCAAGAATTCTGCAATACTACAAACTCAAGAATAACCATTAGCTGTAATATACATCAAGATGTCAGTATAATTTCTCAGCTTTACAGCTTGGCTGCACTATGCTTCCATGTCTTcattgtccttctgaaaccttggatatccaaattcgttttttttctggaaatggaaaaacatttgtacttcttaaatgattaaatactgtgtagacacagttgacaagcactttttctACCTATTATTGGTTGGCtattttgcaaaacccagtgacaaacataaagggtgactaataataatgattaatggcaacaaaaaaaaaaaatatggagatacgaggtttcagaatGATAGCACCTATATATCTCTTTAAACTTAAGTAGGTTTGTGACTATAGATAGCAGTGAATAAATGTCTGGATACCATGTTTATTGCAACAATTGACTTAATTTTCTAAATTTCTCCTTTACAACGGGAGcacttgtttaaattaattaaattaatttttgcCTGTATTATACAATGTAATTAAACTAGAGAGCATCATATTTGAACATCCCttgtaataaaaaagaatatttgtGAGAAGGGCAGGGTCTGGGGGGGAGGCATGGCCCCCTTGCATTTCTTGAGCCCCTCCAAAAATATCCAGCTGacaattcaaataataaaaatgaatattatttaataatagttATTAAATACTTAATTGTTTACTCTATTAAATAATAATCTGTTAATTTgattacagaaaaattataaatgatgcatgcaatgaactTTGATTATGTATTTGCCCAACCAGAATATGTAATTGCCTCCCAAGTCGAGCCAGCTTTTTACCGTGCCTGTTTGTGACACAGATAAtgttctgtgaaaaaaataacata containing:
- the b2ml gene encoding beta-2-microglobulin, like, with product MYCKLIAAVVVLLSVSCFAKQSEPKVQVYSRNVGLFGQKNVLICHASGFHPPDIVIDLLKNGNVIPESTQTDLAFEQGWDFHLTKHVEFLPQSGEDYACRVRHMTTTKTYTWEPDM